Proteins from a genomic interval of Pseudorca crassidens isolate mPseCra1 unplaced genomic scaffold, mPseCra1.hap1 Scaffold_357, whole genome shotgun sequence:
- the LOC137218184 gene encoding histone H3.v1-like has product MRAPGAGAGRGVEPRDLEQQGSESATLRRSGLLQAAAAAAAAAKEEEDDEEEKGEQEEEEKEEESEEKESEEEEEEEEGEEEAAARVRSGEPGHACSAASASRPARQQPPGALHLQPKPCQATSTLPARPHLLAALARAHSRPSTSRVFVFTRLPQPQTRMAGAAPLPAEAVSTSKRPRRCLDSPAALLLPHGDSGGGTDGAVTRGAF; this is encoded by the exons ATGCGtgcgccgggggcgggggcgggccgcGGCGTGGAGCCGAGGGACCTGGAGCAGCAAGGCAGCGAGAGCGCCACCCTGAGGCGATCGG GGCTGCTccaagcggcggcggcggcggcggcggcggctaaggaggaggaggacgacgaggaagagaaaggggagcaggaggaggaagagaaggaggaggagtcgGAAGAGAAGGagtcggaggaggaggaggaggaggaggagggggaggaggaagcggcGGCGAGAGTGCGCTCGGGCGAGCCCG GCCACGCTTGCTCCGCGGCCTCGGCGTCGCGCCCTGCCCGACAACAGCCGCCCGGTGCCCTGCACCTGCAGCCCAAGCCCTGCCAGGCAACCTCCACCCTCCCTGCCCGGCCACACCTTTTGGCCGCACTGGCGCGCGCCCACTCGAGGCCTTCGACGTCCCGTGTCTTCGTTTTCACACGCTTGCCTCAGCCCCAAACACGAATGGCCGGGGCGGCGCCTCTCCCCGCCGAGGCTGTGTCCACGAGCAAACGCCCCCGCCGGTGTTTGGACTCTCCAGCAGCACTGCTTCTCCCCCACGGCGACAGCGGCGGCGGCACCGACGGCGCTGTCACACGCGGTGCCTTCTGA